A genome region from Gambusia affinis linkage group LG24, SWU_Gaff_1.0, whole genome shotgun sequence includes the following:
- the lg24h8orf74 gene encoding uncharacterized protein C8orf74 homolog, with protein sequence MGFRLTSDDLATSPRPPQRKRNFRVGGLQWQPSDLEPPWMDSLSETEMSKIARLPRNAGIQRLSRHFHWFEFTNEKLPLHQEFVYGVAMFTAGQGFSWADVIRSAMFAKAIFPQSHEFDINNFWPLLRDVLFEHFPYLTPLHRHVFTQYLIDTCVCRRRLFQVAVDVTAEELLVRKQLEVQLPPTLCPLAQGTDLEMWEAQSELRAKRDSSLKQLEEKLKCVLAEPRVTLEDFNVPSDGILDKESAVVLVRSAVKATGGQVLASLRQEVSLRKEICQIKMQQEALIAAGRPKIPTPVVTSKKSKGEKPKPKAGKKK encoded by the exons ATGGGTTTTAGGTTGACGAGTGACGATTTGGCTACGTCACCACGTCCTCCACAGCGAAAGCGTAACTTCCGCGTTGGTGGTCTCCAATGGCAACCGAGTGACCTCGAACCTCCCTGGATGGATTCCCTTTCAGAGACGGAGATGTCAAAGATAGCGAGGCTTCCG AGGAATGCTGGCATCCAAAGACTCAGCCGTCACTTCCATTGGTTCGAGTTCACCAACGAAAAGCTCCCTTTACATCAAGAGTTTGTATATGGTGTCGCCATGTTCACCGCAGGGCAAGGCTTCTCCTGGGCCGACGTGATCCGCTCAGCTATGTTTGCCAAGGCCATCTTCCCTCAGTCTCATG AATTCGACATAAACAATTTCTGGCCCCTGCTCCGAGATGTGCTGTTTGAGCATTTCCCATACTTGACGCCCTTACACCGGCATGTCTTCACCCAGTACCTGATCGACACCTGCGTCTGCAGAAGGAGGCTGTTCCAGGTGGCGGTAGATGTAACGGCTGAGGAGCTGCTTGTTCGGAAACAGCTGGAGGTGCAGCTGCCGCCCACCCTCTGCCCTTTAGCACAG GGCACCGATCTCGAGATGTGGGAGGCGCAGTCTGAGCTGCGAGCAAAACGCGATTCCTCCCTGAAGCAGTTGGAGGAAAAACTCAAATGTGTCCTGGCCGAGCCACGGGTCACTCTGGAGGACTTTAACGTCCCATCAGATGGGATTCTGGACAAAGAg AGTGCTGTGGTGTTGGTTCGATCTGCAGTCAAAGCCACAGGGGGCCAAGTGCTAGCAAGTCTGAGACAAGAGGTGTCCCTCCGCAAGGAGATCTGTCAGATCAAAATGCAGCAGGAGGCTTTGATCGCTGCTGGACGCCCGAAAATACCAACTCCTGTCGTGACATCAAAAAAGTCAAAGggagaaaaaccaaaaccaaaagcaggaaagaagaaataa
- the rp1l1a gene encoding retinitis pigmentosa 1-like 1 protein, translating to MQSVQTGLWDPHPPYKHGSPLPAPPTSSSRHAHVTTAAPAKRITFYKSGDSQFGGVRMAVHKRSFKCFDALLDDLSQKVPLPFGVRTVTTPQGTHTIKHLEQLQDGGCYLCSDRRQAKPINMDLASKRQGIWYHHSRRPQRPEASSVTPPGHLNLPHRQRRILLVKNSEPGMRWSIVLSRRSTRSLRAFLDEVSEVMQFHVRKLYTAEGRRIDSVQSLLTCPGVLVCVGREAFSPMLINFIRKSSEEKLPGLGSKSPGLGPRIPGNGARSPATQGIRSPPHGAQSRASEYDEGNESKKNVNFGLETKKSIIHPRSDSSNRSARFSLSSEKSYGVFSQARPAITNDDIEKRVFVNKDGSLSVEMRVRFRLQNEETVQWSTQIKKSPSLTNDFCPLSHAQPHYLQQGTSESCSDPDSTSYEGVDYSSRPLQRALVENQCQCCYQRHERQFDLWENPTHKHPPAPPVHSSSHAVMRHTHSSSSSSSCNSRRVIRCRARVSGSPGGSGSEQSQLVQKEMCLTEQVEERVEVDQDGDTQVEVCKVRRCCSRTEVVAIDTNIRPPSGKSVEGEVMMGEDEIRPLSAISCSSHILQSLKEDQDDEEDDLPPSASQCSHRNELSPTPTPANHLGEGPSSNISACSALSLKCQEQEENAGNRALSSASSCHCGPTNPHSTAEPDETDRVPGSTSQEPKNQASEEEAAAAIDNEEMNRGLSGLSHNTGLSAGSQKSWTSNVCSNCGGCKRANSAMSAQTGLSAKSKCATEALLTKSRLEKEGENTAERTTSSMSNKSSASVKSHKSSCLSVAKEVSPSNKTIAEEGDADKRAQSSLSMKSNVSNKSGKAGSVLSNKSDKSKASARSSSSCKQCAKALTPENKEKDELNGVIEEREESGVEERSASEMSATSKLSAKSNRSHRSTEALEKSTSPRSETGEETEEIATSQMSGRLSVHSTKSCKCNDNGKASSPALEVGNNAEEMQPRPESIIEDNLENNNRSNSARSCKSDSSAKSNNAIENRSLSANSQRSHTSAKSSQSKRSNQPREPQNDPNLSLTKTNKDETDIEHREALESVMSVKSKSSVKSDLSSKNPSTTNAVTIKTPEGADEAKEGEPDSDVACIETSQAGDNEDDAAIKGTYTIDPDGKTLSPKRKPSSRSHSPSSRGSQSPVQKLSPNSGAGEQRGPSSLSVHSKTSSKVSRSRCRCETASPVEKENKEDRNSEGAQSRSSKRQRKESGCTDEPLSRNSSGSISLGLPEDQETAESDCGKSSVSFCNGERKSPYLHNPPVVDIPIIETPRECEKGDEEGGEQWSERPTSATTVQSSRSHKSCCNCSLKSAAQSKGKSSSPDPTSIDKAESVKSAATNAHKMDTPKSRSSSVMSGTQVCGKFPSETTSNVPTSTDAENQKTSRPRSKTKGEEDKTSVNSQSPCGPRPESTASVQSETKRTSEERNMTLGSVKSGDHKSHKESECGSTKVSSSRQKETPPKSTSPCSLHSPRPASKIKPGSGSTLSHSLSAADLLRETLAAARQEDCQSKASNTSDKAHSKKSGKSQRRRSRKDREDVVEVTPEFLPNASPNEVVSDWLRSIPANTSMLTLDDELNDEETEEGAKELEETPTEEVGTGEMSPEDEKVELEEKIEPQEEEKKEEAEGDGVGPTLGDRAEISSRSRNWHSSAAVMKVLLSSSLGRCQSMPEVSPVYGRRLSTSARGLLDCLAQLQLIEPAVSSHEQKDRKQQYDDIMGILQSLWLTEPHNINVKDTKDGGTDQVTPPMSSSGVCMSSGSGGSGGEKSNGNQGEDEPPRKETESLQEEEAAEKVVEEDDGNAAAGQVEVETEAEETNKIDTAEDVVKSEEQSTLPLGSSKATDNPSLSEKSSPNDSSKSPTDNERDTQEDSSSGTPPSAPRPPLSKRLSQDPDPVWVLHLLKKLEKQFMSHYIEAMEELKVRWDLDDSLILDTMIAELREEVSRRIQSSIQREMRKIQSRAGKVGRSPRPPQLANMSRDSTMTEKRRRMLKVMKNQSVKTAESLSDEEMASHFSDQRSDDEYCPCEACIRKKMAARPFKKNPLAAEAPVMMEFDLLKILQLKKSPLPPSSVPKPAEEEQAAADEEGRNLEVVEEEEEEETKEDIKADVVLEETIPEEDEEEEQEKDEESRNREQEGEENSAEDEELETDEQEETSENAEEEDEGLCTCQSESNKEEEGEVGETSNCTDEGEAGTGEEEEEESDRETVKEATTGDQEAESEDDTSATNGEPTLAEEMMQGNVGASAEEEDEGTGEEEEKQEESEEKEGEASEEERASPQSQGASPAACVTEGEEADAEDSDDSKRHGDASAEESAPQETASSGEEEAKSSREEGQEDAVEEFRPEQESEEEEAAKGKNEDGTLLHQFTRTSVESQPGSMEDVDMDLPSNSKVVDINGHKTKE from the exons ATGCAGTCGGTCCAAACAGGGTTGTGGGATCCCCACCCCCCGTATAAGCATGGCTCGCCTCTGCCTGCGCCCCCTACTTCCAGTTCACGCCACGCCCATGTGACCACAGCCGCCCCGGCCAAGCGGATAACTTTTTACAAAAGCGGCGACAGCCAGTTTGGGGGCGTCCGGATGGCCGTCCACAAGCGCAGCTTCAAATGCTTTGATGCCCTGCTGGATGACCTTTCCCAAAAG GTCCCCCTCCCGTTTGGAGTGCGGACTGTGACCACTCCCCAAGGTACACACACCATCAAACACCTGGAGCAGCTCCAAGATGGTGGCTGCTACCTCTGCTCTGACCGGCGCCAGGCTAAGCCCATTAACATGGACCTGGCCAGCAAACGCCAAGGCATCTGGTACCATCACAGCCGGAGGCCTCAACGCCCCGAAGCATCCTCTGTGACTCCACCCGGCCATTTGAATTTGCCTCACAGGCAGAGGCGGATTCTGCTGGTGAAGAACAGCGAGCCGGGGATGAGGTGGAGCATTGTGCTGAGCAGGAGATCTACTAGGAGTCTAAGAGCTTTCCTAGACGAAGTGTCCGAGGTTATGCAGTTTCATGTTCGCAAGCTGTACACTGCAGAAGGACGCAGG ATTGACAGTGTGCAAAGCTTGTTGACTTGTCCTGGTGTTCTGGTGTGTGTTGGCCGGGAAGCCTTCAGCCCTATGCTCATAAACTTCATTAGGAAGTCTTCAGAGGAAAAGCTGCCTGGTCTGGGGAGCAAGTCTCCAGGTCTCGGTCCAAGGATTCCTGGTAACGGTGCCAGATCTCCTGCAACACAAGGCATAAGGTCCCCACCTCATGGAGCTCAATCCAGAGCCAGTGAATATGATGAAGGaaatgaaagcaagaaaaatg ttaacTTTGGTCTTGAGACTAAGAAGAGCATCATCCACCCTCGATCCGATTCTTCAAATCGGTCTGCTCGCTTCTCTTTGTCGTCTGAAAAGTCGTACGGCGTCTTCTCCCAAGCAAGACCAGCTATAACGAATGATGACATTGAAAAgcgtgtttttgttaataaagaCGGCAGCCTGTCAGTAGAGATGAGGGTACGTTTTCGCCTCCAAAATGAGGAGACCGTTCAGTGGtccacacaaattaaaaaatcgCCCTCTCTCACCAATGATTTTTGCCCCCTGAGCCACGCTCAACCACATTACCTGCAACAAGGCACATCAGAAAGCTGTTCTGACCCTGATTCAACTTCCTATGAGGGTGTGGATTATTCCAGCCGGCCTCTGCAGAGAGCGTTGGTGGAGAACCAATGCCAATGTTGTTATCAGAGACATGAACGGCAGTTTGATTTGTGGGAAAACCCCACGCACAAACATCCTCCTGCCCCACCCGTTCATTCATCAAGTCACGCTGTgatgagacacacacactcgtCAAGCTCTTCCTCATCATGCAATTCCAGAAGAGTGATTCGGTGTCGGGCGCGGGTCTCCGGGTCTCCAGGTGGCTCCGGCTCAGAACAGAGCCAGTTGGTCCAGAAAGAGATGTGTCTTACAGAGCAGGTGGAGGAAAGGGTAGAAGTGGACCAAGACGGGGACACTCAAGTTGAGGTCTGCAAAGTTAGACGATGCTGCAGTCGGACAGAGGTGGTTGCCATAGATACCAACATTCGACCACCCAGCGGAAAGTCAGTGGAGGGCGAGGTGATGATGGGGGAAGATGAAATCCGACCACTGTCTGCAATCAGCTGCTCTTCGCATATTTTACAGTCACTGAAAGAAGACCAggatgatgaggaggatgatCTGCCACCCAGCGCTTCCCAGTGCTCCCACAGAAATGAACTGTCCCCCACTCCTACCCCAGCAAATCACCTGGGTGAAGGTCCGTCAAGCAACATCTCCGCCTGTTCAGCCCTGTCTCTCAAATGCCAGGAGCAGGAAGAAAATGCAGGAAACAGGGCTTTGTCTTCAGCTTCATCCTGTCACTGTGGACCAACTAACCCTCACTCAACAGCTGAACCAGATGAGACGGATCGAGTCCCCGGTTCAACGTCCCAGGAACCCAAGAACCAAGCATCAGAAGAAGAAGCGGCAGCTGCAATTGACAATGAAGAAATGAACAGGGGTCTTAGTGGCTTATCCCATAACACAGGACTTTCAGCAGGTTCACAGAAATCATGGACATCCAATGTTTGCTCAAACTGTGGAGGCTGCAAACGTGCAAACAGCGCAATGTCAGCTCAGACTGGTTTATCTGCTAAGTCCAAGTGCGCAACTGAAGCTCTACTTACAAAGTCAAGGTtagaaaaagagggagagaacaCAGCAGAACGAACAACCAGTTCTATGTCAAATAAATCCAGTGCCTCAGTCAAGTCCCATAAATCTAGCTGCTTGTCAGTTGCTAAAGAGGTGTCCCcgtcaaacaaaacaattgcaGAAGAAGGTGACGCAGACAAAAGAGCTCAGAGTAGCCTCTCTATGAAGTCAAATGTATCTAACAAGTCTGGAAAGGCTGGAAGTGTCCTGTCGAATAAATCAGATAAATCCAAGGCTTCAGCAAGATCCAGCTCATCTTGTAAGCAGTGTGCAAAAGCTCTAACTCCAGAAAACAAGGAGAAAGATGAGCTGAATGGCGTAATAGAAGAGAGGGAAGAATCGGGAGTGGAGGAAAGATCGGCAAGTGAAATGTCAGCAACATCAAAACTGTCTGCCAAGTCTAACAGATCCCATAGGTCCACTGAAGCTTTGGAAAAATCCACTTCTCCCAGGTCAGAAACTGGGgaggaaacagaagaaatcgCAACCAGTCAAATGTCTGGGAGACTATCTGTTCATTCCACAAAATCCTGCAAGTGTAATGATAATGGCAAAGCATCGTCTCCAGCCTTAGAAGTGGGAAACAATGCAGAAGAAATGCAGCCCAGGCCAGAAAGCATAATAGAagataatttagaaaataacaacAGGTCAAACAGTGCTAGGTCTTGTAAATCAGATTCTTCTGCTAAATCAAACAATGCAATTGAAAACAGATCCCTGAGTGCTAATTCACAAAGATCACACACCTCTGCTAAGTCCTCTCAGTCAAAGAGGTCAAACCAACCAAGAGAGCCTCAGAATGACCCCAATCTTTCTTTGACCAAGACAAACAAGGATGAGACTGACATTGAACATCGTGAGGCTTTGGAGAGCGTCATGTCTGTAAAATCTAAATCTTCAGTCAAATCTGACCTTTCTAGTAAAAATCCCTCAACTACAAATGCTGTCACCATCAAAACACCAGAAGGAGCTGATGAGGCAAAAGAAGGAGAACCTGATTCTGATGTTGCTTGTATTGAAACATCACAAGCCGGTGACAACGAGGATGATGCTGCAATAAAAGGCACATATACTATAGACCCTGATGGTAAAACGCTCtcaccaaaaagaaaaccttcatcCCGCTCACATTCCCCTTCCTCCAGAGGTTCTCAATCCCCTGTGCAAAAGTTGTCACCGAACTCCGGTGCTGGTGAGCAAAGAGGGCCCAGTTCGTTGTCTGTTCACTCCAAAACCTCTAGCAAAGTAAGCAGATCCAGGTGTCGCTGTGAAACAGCCTCACCtgttgaaaaggaaaataaagaagacaGAAATAGTGAGGGAGCTCAGTCTCGCTCCTCAAAACGACAGAGGAAAGAATCAGGATGCACGGATGAACCTTTGAGTCGTAATTCATCAGGTTCGATATCTTTAGGGCTGCCAGAGGATCAGGAAACAGCCGAATCAGACTGTGGCAAATCTAGTGTCTCTTTTTGCAACGGCGAGAGGAAAAGCCCTTATCTCCACAATCCTCCAGTGGTTGATATCCCAATTATTGAAACACCCAGAGAATGTGAAAAGGGCGATGAAGAGGGTGGGGAACAATGGAGTGAAAGACCAACCAGTGCAACGACAGTCCAAAGCAGCAGGTCTCATAAATCCTGTTGTAATTGTAGTCTCAAATCAGCAGCTCAGTCTAAGGGAAAAAGCAGCAGTCCTGACCCCACAAGCATAGACAAAGCAGAAAGCGTGAAATCTGCTGCAACAAATGCTCACAAAATGGACACTCCAAAGAGCAGGAGCTCCTCTGTAATGTCAGGCACACAAGTTTGTGGGAAATTCCCTTCTGAAACGACTTCTAATGTTCCTACAAGTACTGAtgcagaaaaccagaaaaccaGTAGACCAAGAAGTAAGACCAAAGGAGAAGAAGACAAGACAAGTGTCAACTCCCAAAGTCCATGTGGTCCTAGGCCTGAGTCAACAGCTTCGGTGCAGTCAGAGACAAAAAGAACTTCAGAGGAGAGGAATATGACTTTGGGGTCAGTCAAATCTGGAGATCACAAATCCCACAAAGAAAGTGAGTGTGGAAGTACCAAAGTTTCCAGTTCCAGGCAAAAAGAAACCCCTCCCAAATCAACAAGTCCTTGTTCCTTACACAGCCCCAGACCGGCCAGTAAAATCAAACCAGGTAGCGGAAGCACCTTGTCTCACTCTCTGTCTGCTGCTGACCTACTGAGGGAAACTTTGGCTGCTGCTCGCCAGGAGGACTGCCAATCAAAAGCCAGTAATACCAGTGACAAAGCCCACAGCAAGAAGAGTGGGAAGTCTCAGAGGCGCAGAAGTCGAAAGGATCGGGAAGACGTGGTGGAAGTGACACCTGAGTTTTTGCCCAACGCATCTCCCAATGAAGTTGTTAGCGACTGGCTGCGGAGCATTCCTGCTAATACTAGCATGCTCACACTTGATGATGAGTTAAATGATGAAGAAACTGAAGAGGGGGCAAAAGAACTGGAGGAGACACCAACAGAAGAAGTAGGAACAGGGGAGATGAGTCCAGAGGATGAGAAGGTGGAACTGGAGGAGAAAATAGAGCcacaagaggaagaaaaaaaggaggaggccGAAGGTGATGGAGTCGGTCCGACTTTAGGCGATAGAGCAGAGATTTCTTCTCGTTCCAGAAACTGGCATTCATCTGCCGCTGTGATGAAAGTCCTATTGAGCTCGTCTTTGGGTCGATGTCAGAGCATGCCTGAG GTGTCTCCAGTTTATGGCCGCAGACTCAGCACATCAGCCAGGGGGCTTTTGGACTGCTTGGCCCAGCTGCAGCTTATTGAGCCTGCAGTCAGCAGTCATGAACAGAAGGACCGCAAGCAGCAGTACGACGATATTATGGGCATTCTTCAGTCCCTGTGGCTCACTGAACCGCACAACATCAACGTCAAGGACACTAAAGACGGCGGCACAGACCAGGTGACTCCACCGATGTCCTCATCTGGAGTGTGTATGAGCAGCGGCTCGGGCGGATCGGGTGGAGAGAAAAGCAATGGGAACCAAGGAGAAGATGAACCACCCAGGAAAGAAACTGAAtctctgcaggaggaagaggcgGCAGAGAAGGTTGTTGAAGAGGACGATGGAAATGCAGCAGCCGGACAAGTCGAAGTGGAGACAGAAGctgaggaaacaaacaaaatagacaCAGCTGAGGACGTGGTGAAGAGTGAAGAGCAAAGTACTCTTCCTCTTGGCAGCTCTAAAGCCACTGACAACCCTTCGTTATCGGAAAAGAGCTCTCCCAACGACAGCTCCAAGTCCCCCACAGACAACGAAAGAGACACACAGGAGGACTCCAGCTCAGGGACTCCTCCCTCTGCTCCTCGGCCACCCTTATCCAAACGTCTATCCCAAGACCCCGATCCGGTTTGGGTTCTTCACCTCCTGAAGAAGCTGGAAAAGCAGTTCATGAGCCACTACATTGAGGCCATGGAGGAGCTTAAGGTCCGCTGGGACCTGGACGACAGCCTCATCCTGGACACCATGATCGCCGAGCTGAGGGAGGAGGTGAGCCGGCGCATCCAGAGCAGCATCCAGCGGGAAATGAGGAAGATCCAAAGCCGAGCCGGAAAAGTGGGGAGGTCGCCTCGGCCGCCGCAGCTAGCGAACATGTCTCGGGATTCTACCATGACGGAGAAGAGGCGCCGCATGCTGAAG GTGATGAAGAACCAGTCAGTGAAAACCGCAGAATCTCTCAGTGATGAGGAAATGGCGTCTCATTTCAGTGACCAGCGAAGCGACGATGAATACTGCCCCTGCGAAGCTTGTATCCGCAAGAAAATGGCCGCCAGGCCTTTCAAGAAGAACCCACTGGCTGCCGAAGCTCCTGTGATGATGGAATTTGACCTCCTTAAGATCCTTCAGCTCAAGAAAAGCCCATTGCCTCCTTCCTCTGTGCCGAAACCTGCTGAGGAGGAACAGGCGGCTGCAGATGAAGAAGGAAGAAATTTAGAGGTAGtcgaagaagaagaggaagaagaaaccAAAGAGGATATAAAAGCTGATGTTGTGTTAGAGGAGACAATAccggaggaagacgaggaggaagagcaagAGAAAGATGAGGAGAGTAGAAATAGAGAACAGGAAGGAGAGGAGAATAGTGCTGAAGATGAGGAGCTGGAAACAGATGAGCAAGAAGAGACATCAGAAAatgcagaggaggaggatgaaggacTGTGCACTTGTCAGTCTGAGAgcaacaaagaagaagagggTGAAGTGGGGGAAACGAGCAACTGCACCGATGAAGGAGAGGCAGGAAcgggagaagaggaggaggaagagagcgATAGAGAGACGGTGAAGGAGGCAACAACAGGCGACCAGGAGGCGGAATCAGAGGATGACACATCGGCGACTAATGGAGAGCCGACGCTGGCGGAGGAGATGATGCAGGGAAACGTCGGCGCatctgcagaggaggaagatgaaggcacaggagaggaagaggaaaaacaggaagagagtgaggagaaggaaggagaggCTTCTGAGGAGGAGAGAGCTTCACCACAG AGCCAAGGTGCGAGTCCCGCTGCGTGCGTGACGGAGGGCGAAGAGGCGGACGCCGAAGACTCTGACGATAGTAAGCGTCACGGCGACGCCAGCGCTGAAGAATCGGCTCCGCAGGAGACCGCCAGCTCTGGGGAAGAGGAagcaaaaagcagcagagaagaAGGTCAGGAAGATGCAGTGGAGGAGTTTAGACCTGAGCAAgaaagtgaggaggaggaggcggccAAAGGCAAAAACGAGGATGGGACTCTGCTCCACCAGTTCACCAGAACCTCAGTGGAGTCCCAGCCTGGCTCGATGGAAGACGTGGACATGGATTTACCTTCGAACTCTAAAGTGGTCGACATAAATGGCCATAAAACCAAAGAGTGA